The genomic segment cgcaaaaatttttcagatcCTTCCACTATAAGTGCACTTATCGCACAGCTTTCTCTTCGTCTCCGCTATAGTGGGCTGGAAGCGGAGAAGCCAAGAGAGGCCAAAGCCCCAGCCGAAAGTTGAGTGTCGGGGCAGCAAAATGACTCTTCGCGACACCCCGTGGCGGCCGCGGTAGACTTAAGTACCGCGGCTATCTCGGAGGCTGTACACATCCGACGCAGCTAAGCGCAATATACAGAGACGAAACGATTTTCCTATCTTTGTGCGACTGCCCACGTCaacatttttcatttatttaattccAGATAAGCAACTGTACATTACTGGGGAATGCTCTCGCGATCACGAGATAAGGTGATAGCGTTTGTGGGCTGGCTGCTTTAGATGACGTCACGTGACGACGGCGAGGAAGCGAGTGCAAGCGATTTCTCGCTGTGTTTGACAGCGGATTGTAAATGCCGTGCTGTATGTAGCCTCTGCGACCGATCGGCAACATTTTCTCACTATCCTCGAGaagtgtttcagggtccctttaaggattCGATGTGCATGAATTTTTGGTGCGCAACTCTATTCCGAAACAACCACCGCTCCTTCAGAGCACTAACTGGTACTGGACGTACGCATGCCACCGACAATGCTATAATACATTTTAACAATCCGACGTCTAGAGCTTTGACTTCAACCATTCAGCTGTTCCCGATGCCTAAAGGAAGTTGGGCGGCGCACAATAAAGCTTTACCGATTCTGTAGTCATTTATGCAAACGGCCTGACGCCTTCCTACCTGCCAAAGGGCTTATCTCGTCCCTCCTGTATAATAAGTGCCACAACACTCACTGCGCACCATGACATTTTCCAGTCAAGCTGAGTCACACTAACAAGCGTATTGATGAAGCAGCGAACCCTGGTTCCACTTGTGGTATCAATCCAGAAGCTTATATTCGGGATTACGACGGCACAGATTCGGACGCCTACTAGTTTACTTGCACCCTATTATTTCCAAATGCTGCTCGCATAAAACTTCTCGGGAAAATCATGGGGACTGTATCAGTTCAACATCATCTACGACTGACGAAAGCGGGAAGGACATCGGATCGGAGAATTTTAGCTACAAGCAAAGGCAAAATTGCCTTGCGGTAAGCCTTTCCTTCCGCCGTGACCAAGCTGGCGCGGAGGAGAGGATTACCGCTTAGCGTGCGACCTTCGCGGAAACCGCAGAACCGCGTAAACTCCGCATCAATGTATCGCGTACAATATTTCCGCAGGGAGAACGTGGGTGGATCAGGTGAGCAAACCGATCGCGTGCTTAGAGTGAAAGCTCAGTTGGCGGTGAGCTTAAACGGGGGTCTCTAATTATTCACTAAAATCACGGGCGTCTCCTACACCAAAGCAGTTCCAAAATTTTCTTTATCGTATATTAGGCGGCGCTGACGATGACCGGGAGTCACAAACGCTTCGCCCCCTCGTTGGGCACTGCAGTGAGTCCTGCCTGCCGCAAAGCGCACGGAGGTAGAGACAGCGACAAAGGCCGCAGCACCCCCTTCCAATTCAGTTGTCGCCTTTCAACTGATCCATTATTTGCAGGATGTAGAGGAACAAGTTGATGGCGTCGAGGTAGAGCGCGATGGCGCCCGCGATGTAATCCTCTGGCGATAGTGGGTTGGCCCGATTTGCGCCGCCCGTGATTTGTTGCGTGTCGATGACGATGTACTGGGTACAGCAACAATACTCATTCATTAGTTCATTCATTTATCTACTTGCATGCCGCCGCTACTCGGTTGCCGCTCAGTTTACGTTTATATGCGCATTAAGCCATTTCTTTAATCGTACACGCGATCCTCTGTACGAGGCATGCACGTACAGTCGTCAGCACGcttaagggctcattcacaccggcgactgacagtggtcgcgcgaccaagtggGTCGCAAAGCGAGCACTTGCAAATGGTCGCATActgtcgcttttctcgaaaagcgaccattttgggccagtcgctctctgcgcgatttttcagtcgcgcgaccgcgGTCGCGAAACTGTTAAACCAATCAGTGGCGCACCGGAAGTGACCTTTCAATGTCTACATCCGGTCTCCTCGCGCGTCGCGGCGAAATTCCGCGTGAATTCCGAGAGTtgtcgctgagaacgataatctccgggattgcgacttgcgggtcgcgctgaGCCGCTTTTCgatcgcgagtcgcaaatggtcgcgcggcctcctcaagtcgccggtgcgAATGAGCCATAacacggacgctccgcagcgtggcctAGACCGGCTTGGACTGGCGCCAGCGCCGCGAAGTGTTGGGCTCTGTTATCTCGGCATGCTTGCGGCGGCTTACGATAGCTGGGGCGCAGCTCGATTTGACTGCTCGTCTTTGCCTCTCGCTTGTGCCTGACCggcggcgagagcgcgctcacttGACACGTCCGTTCGGCCCTGTTTCGCTCGTGGCTGCGGTCTCATGCGCGCCCAGAACACACGTTACAGTTTGCTTATAACGGCAAAGCGAAAGGGCGGGCGACAGCTCGCGCACCTTTCAGGTTCGGCCTCAAAGCTGGCGCTTTAAGGAAATTATAAATAGAAGAAAGGAGAGCAAAATGCAGGTTTGTGGCGTTTGTAAAGGTTGGACAATAAACCTGCAAATCCGGTGCCCAAGTTGTTCATGTTCTTGATTGTGCGTGCGGTGTCGGTAACTTCGTATGCGATGTGCTTTCGAGGTTTCGTTCGCGCCGAAGCGAGAGACGGACAAAGGCCAATTCACTTACTGCTACCGCGATTCCTTACTGCAGCCTGAATTCTGACTGCGAGTTTGTGCGCTCGCCGAGCGAGATGCgttcacgtttacctgtgcgcgcctgacaccgtgctggttaacttAGTCAAAaaatgttggcgggctagttgatttcagtccatgatagaatgtgtaagcgtgactgaacaaggacgcagaaagaagcCAACACACAAAGACAGTGCTGTCCCTGTATGTCTCTTCTTTTCTACGTCCAccttgagtcacgcttacacatttagttagtacgcgaatgttttcaagtttacaccaccgataaaactactatgctcgTGAGCTCATACTTTGGGTCGGTGCTGCAACTTACAGTGCTAATGTACAGTGCGACGAAGTCCTTTGCTAATGTCGAGGTTGTAGAACATCGTTGTGCATCTCGGaagaacaataaataaataaataaataaataaataaataaataaataaataaataaataaataaggggcTCCTATCCACGCTGTAAAATTCGTTAGCCAGCAAAGCTGTGGTATCACTTGATCCTACAGACAAATGTGACGTAGCCCTAAACTGGGTCCTGCCTAACCTGAGCACGAAGCCGTTGTGCGTATTGACGTTGCTATTCCTTTTgtcgctcatcgtattcgcgctgctcttcaggcgtgCTATAGCTGTGAGTGGGGGTAGCTTGCTCTGGGCAGGAACCGCTGCTTCCTACCTAGCCCgggcacgacgccgttgtgcatactGACGTTGCCGTTCCCGTCGCCACTCGCCATgcattcacgctgctcttcggtaGTCCCAACTATGCGTGGCCTTTCAATAACACTATAATGATTCTTTTACGCGTGGAAGGCTAGTTACGTCCCTCCCTGCTTCGCATGCCACAGTTGccacttcccagcaactgcaggaTATGCAATcgcaatctttaccgggaaacgctttcGGCGAGCGCTATGCGTCAAGGCAAGCTTTctgattcttttcttttctttcccccgcacgaCCAGCGCCGCCATCGACGCGTAAAGCcgctcaatttttcaaaagtagcgccattcttagatctttccgccaccccgctcaccctggcgcgtcctcctccacgcctcctgtcgccccagcctcctccgctcccccattggccaatgtgtgtcacgtggaagcaggtgccgcgcttttgtatatttttttccttccagcgcggagcaggcgccgcgcttttgtctattttttctttccagcgcgcgccgacctccattgttgggcctgcgcgacgaaagtgcggcaggcggactgacggagtgcgttagcgtaatagaatgtgaagaacttaattgcgatgccatgctcctgcgccttcggttgccgcaacagacacagcaagggcaaaaagctttttgctttgcggtccggcgggcgcaacgcaaaaagaagttggattcgcaggatcgggcgggctgacttcgaggaagtggcaaagaacgcacggcttagtgaagtaagggccacggctactcacaacacaacctcttattttgagcctggttcacgccttccgcttccaaaaagtgtgtgttcatgctctgcgtggtttttagcgcgttgtttgactgtttttttttcgaatgtgctctctttgtttcatgtagtttcgtcttgcggtgaaatgcacgcatctgcagctggcctgtgacataaaagcgactttatccagggtgtgttttgagctccaccagaagttagcacattctcgacgcttttgcaagctcaatatgacttacgatgcagtcttttagcttctaatgtacgcctgcatgtattgatttggtttgtggtgattaacgtttttaacgttccgaagcgactaaagctaggatggaggtcgtagtggatggctccggataactttatctagctcgcctggggatgtttaacgtgcactttgatcgtagagtcgtacgtgggccggtaaattcctcgttggcgtttcataatactcgcgttctagcgctgctttagaagttggcgcctcggcgcgattgtatttcttcaataaattttatttactagttgtaacaacttgtcattatttcgtattattgacggcgcctccagagCACCAAAGCGGccacgggaacaccaaagctagaaccagggctggatggggctcgccgaagcctgtgcatgccaaggaggtataagatcgcggacagccaattttgtatgcgaacactccctgcgacgactgcattagtgtaatgttacgtgctcttcagaggcctccgttaacCATTACATgagccctcctggagcagtacttgtaaaaaaaacagcaatataTCGtaacgattaccaaagcaccccgcaatgaaaaaaacggccctgttgccaggcgttgctgaccgcacacagccggaatctctcacgcgccgaccgaacaaaagtgtcctgcaggtacgtgaatgaacctacgaaaccacgtacacatactttcacgctgtcaacacctgaaactttgttAATTAcacgcgtgtttgagtacaccgcgtacttgcgtcgtgtttcagcaacacgaactctcaaccttgcgcgctttacgccttaaatacgccttgaataatggtcattttctctatttcttccgcaattccaacacgaaattctaaaggccagttaccgactgacgaagaaagatctcgattgagaaaactgctccgcaggtctcgaacgaacttttctgcggatttgcTCCCGTagagtgttagccgtcgtctgccacggcaggcccaccaccggcggcgccactgtcgaggccgcgccgagcggaggaggagggaagcgaatggcgctactttggaagattgaggggttttatcgacgcgcggaggcgagcgtcatctggtggCACCGCAAGGAACGCAACGGCATACGCTGCACGTTCCTCTCACTGTGATTGGCTGAGGTTTTGCCCACCTCACGATAAATGCTTTGTGGAGTAGAGGGACGCAGCTTCGATATAACAGAAAAATGTGCAGCGGGTGCTTTCGAAAACGAGCTGCTTTGGAGTGCTTTTGCTATTGTACTGGGACGTGTGTGCGCATTTTTGTTCTCTAAGCTGACCAAACTATGGTTTTGGACCTAGGCAACTAGTCTATTGCTCCTATTTTTGCATTACATTAAGTATAATTGTGTTTTCTTGAACTGAACTGAGCTAGCATCATCGTGTGACCAAGCTCAAAATGTTATGATAGACAGAACAATGCGCAGCACTACGCGCAGTTGTGGCACATTATTCTCCTGAGCTCGTACTTTGGCTCTGGACTACAGCGCACAGTGCTAATGTACTATGTGACGAAGTACTTTGCTAGTGTCTAAGTTGCAGAACATCGTTGTGTATCTcggaagaaaacacacacacacacacacacacacacacacacacacacacacacacacacacacacacacacacacacatacatacatatatattacatatatatata from the Dermacentor variabilis isolate Ectoservices chromosome 9, ASM5094787v1, whole genome shotgun sequence genome contains:
- the LOC142558113 gene encoding protein lifeguard 1-like — translated: MQTAIDFTGCNTVAFVLVILLMIFGVVAAFFPSKTLQMIYACAGAAIFSFYIVIDTQQITGGANRANPLSPEDYIAGAIALYLDAINLFLYILQIMDQLKGDN